In the Acidobacteriota bacterium genome, AACGCGAGCATCGGCAATGAAGCGTTTTACATGCTGATGGAAGGTGTGGCATCGGCGCGCGACATCGACAAGGCGCTCAAGCTGGGGCTCAATCACCCGATGGGCCCGTTTGAGCTTGTTGATCTGGTGGGGCTCGATACCCGGCTCAGCATCCTCGAATACCTGCACAAGAGCATGGGCGAAAAGTACCGCCCGTGCCCGCTCCTGTCCCAGTACGTCAAGGCAGGACGGCTCGGCAAGAAAGTGGGCAAAGGTGTCTACGACTACTGACATCACCCGTCACGGACGCGTCGCCGTGCTTCGCGTCAACCGGCCCGAAGTCCGCAACGCGCTCGATCTGGCCACGGTGCGCGAGATGTCGGCCGCGCTCGAAGCCCTGTCCACCGACGACTCGGTCGGCGCCATTGTCATCACAGGCGCCGGGGACACGGTCTTCGTCTCGGGTGCCGACATCAACGCCATCAAGGCGCGTACGCGCGACGATGGGCTGGCGGCGATTAATTCGTCGCTGTTCGCGGCCATCGACAAGTGCCCCAAAGTCACCATTGCCGCGGTGAACGGTCTCGCCCTCGGCGGTGGCTGCGAACTCGCGCTGTCGTGCGACTTGCGCATCGCCGCCGCTCACGCGAAGTTCGGCCAGCCCGAAGTGGGCCTCGGCATCATTCCTGGTGCGGGCGCCACGCAACGGTTGCCGCGAATCGTGGGCCTCGGTCGCGCCAAACACCTCATCCTGACGGGCGATGCGATCGATGCCCAGCGCGCGCTCGACTGGGGGCTGGTGTCGGCCGTGGTACCGGCCGCCGAATTGATGACCCAGGCGCTGGCCTTGGCCGAGAAGGTCCTGACGCGGGGCCCGTTGGCCATCCGCCTGGCCAAGCTTGCGCTCAACGCATCGGCACGAGTGGACCTTGATTCGGGCCTGCTCTTCGAGACGCTCGCGCAGGCGATTTGTTTTGATTCGCGTGACAAGCAGGAAGGCACGAGCGCGTTCCTGGAGAAACGCACACCGAAGTTCACGGGCGATTGAGAAGTGTGGAGGGTGTCAGATGAGTGATGCACAAACGCGATTGGATCGCCGGGACTTTCTGAAGATCGGCGGTGCGGCCGTCGTCGCCGGCGCCGTTGCCGTGCGCGGCAGCGAGACAGCGGCCCAGGGCACCTCGGGACTGCTGGCGGCGCCGCCCATCGACATGGTCCGCATCGGATTTGTCGGCATCGGATTGCAGGGCGGGGGGCACGTCGGGAACCTGCTCAAGATTCCCGGCTGCCGGATCACGGCCGTGTGTGACATCCGCCAGGTGCGCACCGACTGGGCGACCAAGGCCATTGTTGCGGCGGGGCACCCCGCGCCAAAGGCCTACACGAACGGGCCGCGGGACTTCGAGCGGATGTGCGCCGAAGAGGATCTCGATTTGGTCTACACAGCAACGCCCTGGGAATGGCATGTGCCGGTGATGCTGGCCGCGATGAAGAACGGCAAACACGTGGCCACCGAAGTGCCTGCCGCGATGACCCTTGAAGATTGCTGGGCCATGGTGGAGTCGGCCGAGAAGTTCAAGAAACACGCCGTGATGATGGAGAACTGCAACTACGGCCGTTCCGAGATGATGGCCTTCAACATCATCCGCCAGGGCCTGTTGGGGGAAATCGTGCACGCCGAGGGCGGTTACCTGCACGACCTGCGCGGCATCAAGTTCGAGAATCGGGATGAAGGCCTGTGGCGGCGCGCGTGGGCCATGAAAGTGGATGGCAACTTGTATCCCACGCACGGCCTGGGGCCCGTGGCCAACTGCATGGACATCAATCGCGGCGATCGGTTGTCGTACCTGGTCTCAGTGAGCGGCCCGTCGCGCGGGTTGCAGGATTGGGCGCGCGAACATTTTCCGGCCGACGCGCCGCAACGCAAGGAGAAGTACGTCCTGGGCGACGTCAACACGTGCCTGGTCAAAACCGTCAACGGCAAGACCCTCATGGTGCAGCACAACACCAACCTGCCGCGGCCCTATAGCCGCATCCATCAACTCCAGGGGACCAAGGGCATCATCCAGGGCTATCCGGACCGCGTCTACATCGAAGGACGGGGTCGCAATGATCAGTGGGTGGATCAGGCGACGCTCCGCGACGAATTTGACCATCCGCTCTGGAAGGAAATGAACGAACGCGCGGCCGGCGCCGGGCACGGCGGCATGGACTACATGGAGGACTACCGTCTCATCAAGTGCCTGCGTGAAGGCCTGCCGACCGACATGAACGTCTACGACGCCGCGATGCTCAGTTCGTTGGTCGATCTGACCGCGCAGTCCAACGCGCGCAAGAGCCGCGCGGTGGATGTGCCGGATTTCACGAAGGGCGCCTGGCGCACGAACCCGAAGCTCGACATCGTCCACGCCTGAGGGCGCATGCAACTTACCTCGCTCGACTGGGTCATCGTTCTCGTCTCGCTGCTGGTGTCGTTTGCACCGGCGGTGTACCTCGCCCGGCGCGCGGGCCAAAGCACCACCGAGTTCTTCACGTCGGGCCGGGCCGCGCCCTGGTGGCTCATCGGCGTGTCCATGGTGGCGACGACATTCAGTACCGACACACCGAATCTGGTCACGAACCTCGTGCGCGAAGGCGGCGTGGCGGCGAACTGGGTCTGGTGGGCGTTTCTGCTCACGGGCATGACGACCGTGTTTTTTTAAGCCAAGTTGTGGCGTCGGCTCGGCGTGGTCACGGACCTCGAGTTCTACGAACTGAGATATTCGGGTCCGGCGGCGCGTTGGGTGCGTGGCTTTCGCGCGGTCTATCTCGGGGCCTTGTTCAACATC is a window encoding:
- a CDS encoding enoyl-CoA hydratase/isomerase family protein, whose translation is MSTTTDITRHGRVAVLRVNRPEVRNALDLATVREMSAALEALSTDDSVGAIVITGAGDTVFVSGADINAIKARTRDDGLAAINSSLFAAIDKCPKVTIAAVNGLALGGGCELALSCDLRIAAAHAKFGQPEVGLGIIPGAGATQRLPRIVGLGRAKHLILTGDAIDAQRALDWGLVSAVVPAAELMTQALALAEKVLTRGPLAIRLAKLALNASARVDLDSGLLFETLAQAICFDSRDKQEGTSAFLEKRTPKFTGD
- a CDS encoding Gfo/Idh/MocA family oxidoreductase, with product MSDAQTRLDRRDFLKIGGAAVVAGAVAVRGSETAAQGTSGLLAAPPIDMVRIGFVGIGLQGGGHVGNLLKIPGCRITAVCDIRQVRTDWATKAIVAAGHPAPKAYTNGPRDFERMCAEEDLDLVYTATPWEWHVPVMLAAMKNGKHVATEVPAAMTLEDCWAMVESAEKFKKHAVMMENCNYGRSEMMAFNIIRQGLLGEIVHAEGGYLHDLRGIKFENRDEGLWRRAWAMKVDGNLYPTHGLGPVANCMDINRGDRLSYLVSVSGPSRGLQDWAREHFPADAPQRKEKYVLGDVNTCLVKTVNGKTLMVQHNTNLPRPYSRIHQLQGTKGIIQGYPDRVYIEGRGRNDQWVDQATLRDEFDHPLWKEMNERAAGAGHGGMDYMEDYRLIKCLREGLPTDMNVYDAAMLSSLVDLTAQSNARKSRAVDVPDFTKGAWRTNPKLDIVHA